The nucleotide window AGCAGAGGTAACCCCGCCTGCTATGGCGATCCTGAATGAGGGCATCCAGCAGAAAGGCGAAGATGATGACCTCGCGGGCGGCCTGAACCACGTAATAGAGGCTGCCAGGGGGATTGGTATACAGGTGGGAGCCTACCTGTGTGGTCATCAACCAGGTGCCGAGGAAGTAGATAAGGTAGTTGAGCAGTATGATGCCAACAAGACGGCGCCCAGTCCTGGCAAACGCAAAGGCCGCCGCTATCAACAGCACAGCGGACTGATTGAACAGAGCGATAACGTCGTAGGGACCGAGGCCGTCTAACATCAGTTGTTACTTCTTATCGGTTTCGTCGGTACCGCCGCCGTTACCACCGCCTTGGTTTCCTGTTTGTCCTGTTCCAGGCATAACAAACTCCTTCTGTTAGAAAAAAGCGCTCCTTCTGGAGCGCCCTTAGTGTCCCGGTAAAAAGGAGCTGAATCAACCCTTAACGGCGGCGATCCAGTCCTCTACCTGCCGGCTGAGCACGTTAAGCGGCAGCGGGCCCTTGGCCAGTATCACGTCGTGGAAGGCGCGGATGTCGAAATCATCGCCGAGCTCGGCTTCGGCCTTGGCCCTGAGCTGCTTGATATGCAGCTTGCCGACCATATAGGCGGTGGCCTGGCCCGGCATGACGATATAGCGCTCTATGGCCTTGACGGCGTCACCTTCCGGGTTGGGGGTGTTGTCCAGCAGGTAGCGGATGGCCTGCTCGCGGCTCCACTTCTTGGCGTGGATGCCGGTGTCCACCACCAGGCGGCAGGCCCGCCACAGCTCCATGGCCAGGCGGCCGAAATCGGAGTAGGGATCCTGGTAGAGGCCGATCTCCTTGGGGATCTCCTCGGAATACAGGCCCCAGCCCTCGATATAGGCGGTGTAGCCACCGAAGCGGCGGAATTTGGGGATGCCCTGCAGCTCCTGGGCGATGGCGATCTGCATGTGGTGGCCGGGAATGCCCTCGTGGTAGGCCAGGGCCTCCATCTGGTAGATGGGCATGTCCTTCATGTTGTAGAGGTTGGCGTAGTAGTAGCCGGGACGGGAGCCGTCCGGGGCCGGCTGCTGGTAGAAGGCCTTGCCGGCGCTGCGCTCACGGAAGGCTTCCACCGCCTTGACCACCAGATCGGCCCTGGGCTTGACCCCGAACAGCTCGTCCAGGCGGCCCTTCATGTTGTCGATCAGGGCAGTGGCTTCCTTCAGGTAGCGCTGGCGGCCGGCTTCGGTGTTGGGGTAGTAGAAGCGATCGTCGCTGCGCATGAATTCGAAGAAGGCCTTGAGATCGCCCTTGAAGCCCACCTTGTCCTTGATGGCCTTCATCTCGCCGTGGATACGCTCGACCTGCTCCAGGCCCAGCCGGTGGATCTGCTCTGCGCTCAGCTCGGTGGTGGTCATTTCCCTGAGGCGGGCCTGGTAGTAAGCGTCGCCGTCCGGCAGCTTCCAGGCGCCGTCGCGACTGTCGGCCCTGGCGGCTACGGCCTGGACCGTCTTCTTGAGGGCGGCATAGGCCGGCGCCACCTGGGTGCGCAGGGCTTCGCTGGCCTCGTTGACCAGTTGCTCGCCGTTGGCCAGCCCGGCCTTTTCCACCTTGCCGTGGAAGTCGGCCAGCAGGGTCGAGGCCTTGTCGGCATCGTCGAAGGGGCGGCCGCCGGTGATGTTGTCGATGTCGCGAAGCACGTGTTCGAAGACGAAGGCCGGGGCAATGATGCCCTTGTCGGCACGCTCGCTGAGCTGGGTTTCCACCTGGGCCAGCAGCGCGGGCAGCCGGCGCAGGCGCTGGATATAGGCCCAGGCGTCGGACTCGCTGTCGATGCGGTGCTGGTTGATCAGGAAGGCCACCGGCATGGAGTGCCAGCCATACATCTGGTTGACCGGGTAGCCGTGCTCGCGCCAGCGGCTGTCTCGGATGCTGTCTTCCAGATCCTGGCGCAGCAGCGTCAGGCTGAGCCTGTTCTGGTCGTCGAGCAGGCCCTCGTCCAGGGCCTCGAGCCTGGCCAGCATGGCCCTGGCCCGGTCGATGCCGGCCTGGTGGGCTTCGGCGGACAGGTCGTCCCATTCGTCATACCTGTCCTTGCGGCCCAGGCCGGTCAGCATCATGGGGCTGTGGGCGGCTTCCTGTTCGAAATAAGTATCGAAGAGCCGGCTGGCCAGGGCGTTGGCTTCGGCCTGCTGCGCTACAGGGGCGCCTTGTCCCTCGGGGGCTTGGCCGTGCTGGGCACAGCCGGCCAGGGCGGCGGTGAGGGCGAGGGCCAGGGCGGATTGGCGTAGTGTCATGGTGGCTACCTTGGAGTCTGTTTTTTTCCATGGTAACCACAGTGGCCCCGGGCGGGAACCTTGCTCGTCGCCGCTAATCGGCGTCCAGTAGCATGGCCAGCAGCTGGTTGAGGTAGCGGTGGCCCTGTTCGGTGACGCGCCAGGCGCTGTCGTCTTCACCGATCAGCCCCAAGCGTACGGCATCGGCCAGGAAGGCCTGAACCTGCTGCGGGGCCAGTCCGGTGCGGGCGGAAAACTCGGCCTTGGGCACCGGCCGGAACAGCCGCAGCCGGTTCATGAAGTATTCGAAAGGCCTGTCCTCAAGCTCCACCTGGCTGCAGTCGAACAGATAGGGCTGGTCGGGATCCAGGTAGCCCTTGGGATGCTTGACCTTGACGGTCCGGTAGATCCGGCCGCTCAGGGGATGGCTGATCTTGCCATGGGCGCCACAGCCGATGCCCAGGTAATCGCCGAAATGCCAGTAGTTGAGGTTGTGGCGGGCCTCGAAGCCGGGCTTGGCATAGGCGGAAATCTCGTACTGACGGTAGCCCGCCTCCAGCAACAGGGCGTGGCCGGCCTCCTGGATGGCCCAGAGGGTTTCGTCCTCCGGCAGCACCGGCGGTTTGGAAGCGAACAGGGTATTGGGCTCTATGGTGAGCTGGTACCAGGACAGGTGCTGGGGGTTGCAGGCGATGGCCCGGCGCAGATCAGACAGGGCATCATCCAGGCTCTGGCCGGGCAGGCCATGCATCAGATCCAGGTTGAAGCTGTTGACGCCGCAGCCATGGGCCAGCTCGGCGGCGCGGATGGCCTCGGCCGGGCCATGGATGCGGCCCAGGGCCGCCAGCTTGTCCGGCTGCAGGCTCTGCACGCCGATGGACAGGCGATTGACCCCGGCCCGGGCAAAGCCGGCGAACTTGTCCGCCTCTACGGTGCCCGGGTTGGCTTCCAGGGTGATCTCGATATCGTCGGCAAAGGGAATGCGCGCCGCTATGCCCCGGAGCAGCCTGGCGATGGCCTCGGCGGAAAACAGGCTGGGGGTGCCGCCACCGATGAAGATGCTGTGCAGCTGCCGGCCCTGCACGTGGTGCAGATCCGCCTGCAGGTCTGCCAACAGGGCCTCCACATAGTCCTCTTCCGGTATGCCGCCCCTGAGGGCATGGGAGTTGAAGTCGCAATAGGGGCACTTCTGCACGCACCAGGGAATGTGCACGTAAAGCGACAGGGGCGGCAAGGTCAGCATCAGGCCTTGAGCTCCCCGACCAGCATGCTCAGGGCCTTGCCCCTGTGGCTGAGCTGGTTTTTCTCATCCTTGCTGAGTTCGGCGGCGGTCTTGTTCACCTCCGGGGCGAAGAACACCGGGTCATAGCCGAAGCCCTCACGGCCGCTGCGCTCCCTGGTGATATGGCCTTCCCAGCTGCCCTGGCAGATGATGGGGGTGGGGTCGTCGGCGTGGCGCAGGTAGACCAGGGTGCAGACGAAGCGGGCGCTACGGGCCGCTTCCGGCACGTCGGCCAGCTCGGCCAGCAGCTTGTCGATATTGTCGGCATCGCTAGCATCAACGCCGGCAAAGCGGGAAGAGTAGATGCCGGGGGCGCCGCCAAGGGCGTCCACCACCAGGCCGGAATCGTCGGCGATGGCCGGCAGGCCTGTTACCCGGGCCGCGTTGCGGGCCTTGATGATGGCGTTTTCAACGAAGGTGGTGCCGGTTTCCTCGGCTTCGGGCACGTCGAAATCGCTTTGGGCGGATACATCCAGGTTGAGCGGGGCCAGCAGGGCTGCCAGCTCCCGGACTTTACCGGCGTTGCCGGTGGCGAGAACAATCTTGGTCATGGCGCCTCCTTCAGGGGGCGCCATGATAGCACATCAGTCCACGTAGAACTTGTGCTCGAACTTGAGGTTGATGGTGCTGTCCTGGGTGGCGATCTGGATATCGAAGCGGTAGGTCTCCTCGTTGGAGTGGGGTACCTCGGCAATATAATAGATGGCCTGACCTTCGCGGATCTCCTTGAAGTCCAGCTCGATGCGGTGTCCCAGCAGGTTGCGGGCTACCCCCTTGAGGGTGGCGGCCGTGGCCGGCTTGCCATCCTGGGCCTGGTCCAGCACCGACACATTGAGCAGGCCGGTGTAGCGGCTGCGCTTGATGCCGTAGTTGGCGGCCACTTCCGGGGGAAGGAAGGTGGTGGCCAGGGCCTGGTAGTGGACCTGGTAGTGGCCGGAGCTGATCATCTGTTCGGCATTGAGGCCGCCGACAAAGGCAAAGGCCACCGCCAATGTCATCAGCAGACGTCGGGTAAAGGCACCCATGGTTGTCTCCTTGTCTGATTTTTCCTCTAAGTATGGATAAGACCGTCTGGACCGCTAGGGCGTTTCGTTCAATAAGTGATTGATTGCCTCGGGAACTTGTGACGGCGCCTTGACCCGGATCCGCTTGTGCCGGCCCAGCTCCCCCTTCTCTATGCAGACCTGTCCCTTGGCAACCTTGCACTGCTTGGCCAGAAACTTCTGGATATGGGCATTGGCCTTGCCGTCCACGGGCGGGGCCGTGATGGCCAGCTTGAGTTCATCGCCGTGCAGGCCCATGAAGGCATCGCGGCTGGCCTTGGGCTGGACATAGAGCTGGAGGACGAGATCCCCGTCCTCCATTTGCACCGCCTCAGCCAAAGTGGATACCCGTCATATCGGCGATCAGCAGCTTCAGGAAGTAAAGCCCCAGCAGCAGCACCATGGGCGAGAAATCCAGGCCGCCCAGGTTGGGCAGCAGGCGCCGGATGGGCCTGAGCAGGGGCTCGGTCAGCTGGCCTATGGCCATGGCGATGGGGTTATAGCCCTGCATGACCCAGGACAGGATCACCCCGGCGATGACCACGTACAGCACCAGATCGAAGATGTTCTGGATCAGTGCCAGGGGCGTGGTGATCAGCAGTGGCAGCCAGGGCGGCAGGCCACCGCCGGCGATAAGGGTGATGGCGACGATCTTGGCCATGGTCAGGACCAGGGCGAACAGCACCGAGGCGGTGTCTATGGGCCCCAGGGCCGGGATGACGCGCCTGAGCGGCTTCAGCACCGGCTGGGTGGCCTTGACCACGAACTGGCTGAAGGGATTGTAGAAGTCGGCCCTGGCCCACTGCAGCCAGATCCGCAGCAGCACCACCATGATGTAGAGGTCGAACAGCGTCTTGACCAGAAACACGAAGGCGTTCATCAGAGCTCCTTGGCCATTTCCTTGGCACGGGCGATGGCAGCGTCCATGGCACCGGCCACCATGCCGGCCAGGTCGGCGTCCTTGAAGTGTTCAATGGCCTTGGCGGTGGTGCCGCCGGGCGAGGTCACCTGGCGGCGCAGTTCGCGGATGGGCATGTCGCTGCGCCGGACCATTTCACCGGCGCCGCGGGCGGTCTGCTGCACCAGCTCCCGGGCCGTGCCGGGGTCGAAGCCCAGCTCGATGGCCTTGGCTTCCATGGCTTCCATGAACAGGAAGAAATAGGCGGGGGCGGAGCCGGCCACGGCGATGATGTGATCCAGTTCGGCCTCGCTCTTGACCCAGGCGGTCTTGCCCACGGAGCGCATCAGCTTGTCGGCAAAGGAGCTGTCCGCCTCGTTGGTGCCCGGGCCGGCATAGAGGCCGGTGACGCCCAGGCCCAGCAGGCTGGGGGTGTTGGGCATGGTGCGGATCAGCGGCACCTTGGCGCCGAACCAGGTCTCGAAATGGTCCAGGGTGACCCCGGCGGCGATGGAGATGAACAGGCGCTTGCCGTCGTTGAGGTGCTTGAGCTCCTCGACGACCTTCTGCATGACCTGGGGCTTGACGCCCAGCACGACGACCTCGGCCTGCTCGACGGCGGCCAGGTTGTCCTGGGTGGTGTTGATGCCCAGCTCGGTGGCGAGCTTGTCCAGTTTACCTGGGGAAGGGTTGCTGGCGGTGATGAGCTGCTTGGGGTAGCCGGCGCCCACCAGGCCACCCATGATGGCGCCGGCCATGTTGCCGGCACCTATGAATGCGATCGCTTTGTGTTCCATGTTCACCCTTTTGTTTGGCGGGCACCGAAGATGGCGGTGCCCAATCGGACCAGAGTGGCGCCCTCCATGATAGCGGCTTCGAGGTCATTGCTCATCCCCATGGACAGGGTATCCACGGTTTCATACTGTCGCTTCAGCTTTTCATAGGCATGACGCAGGGTGGCGAAGGCGGCCCTCTGCCGGTCGGGATCGTCATCGGCCTTGGGGATGGCCATCAGGCCCCTCAGGGTCAGGTTGGGCAGTTCGTCGACCTTTTGGGCCAGCTTTTCGACCTGGTCCAGAGCAAGTCCAGACTTGCTGGTTTCGCCGCTGACGTTCACTTGTATGCAGATCTGGATAGGGTTAAGGTGAGCCGGGCGTTGTTCGTCCAGGCGAATGGCAATCCTTTCCCTGTCAAGGCTTTGCACCCAATCGAAGTGCTCGGCCACGATGCGGGTCTTGTTGGACTGGAGGGGGCCAATGAGATGCCATTGCACGTCCGGGCGTTTGAAGGCTGCTATCTTGTCTACGGCTTCCTGCACGTAGTTTTCGCCGAAGGCCCTCTGGCCGGCGTCATAGGCGGCATAAATATCCGCTAGGGGTTTGGTCTTGCTGACCGCCAGTAATTGAATGCTATCCGGGTCACGACCGGCGCTCAGGGCGGCGTCACAGATGCGCCTTCTGGCCGCTTGCAAGCGTTCTGCTATTGTTGTCATTGAGTGGCCCGCACGTTGGAGACATAAGAAGAGTCATGGATATTACCGAACTGTTGGCCTTTAGCGTCAAGCACAACGCGTCCGATTTACACCTTTCCGCTGGTGTTCCACCCATGATCCGGGTCGATGGTGATGTCCGCCGTATCAACCTGCCGTCCCTGGAACATAAGGAAGTGCACTCGCTCATTTATGACATCATGAATGACAAGCAGCGCAAGGAATATGAAGAGCACCTGGAAGTGGATTTCTCCTTCGAGGTGCCCGGCGTGGCCCGTTTCAGGGTTAACGCCTACAACCAGAGCCGCGGCTCCGCGGCCGTGTTCAGGACCATCCCCTCCAAGGTGCTGAGCCTGGAGGATCTGGGCGCCCCTGCCATCTTCAAGGATATCGTCACCAAGCCCAGGGGCCTGGTGCTGGTCACCGGGCCCACGGGTTCCGGTAAGTCCACCACCCTGGCGGGCATGATCGACCACGTCAACGACAACAGGAACGATCACATCCTGACCATCGAAGACCCCATCGAATTCGTCCACGAAAACAAGAAGTGCCTGATCAACCAGCGGGAAGTGCACCGCGACACCCACAGCTTTGCCGCCGCCCTGCGTTCGGCGCTGCGTGAAGACCCCGACGTGATCCTGGTGGGTGAGATGCGGGATCTGGAAACCATCCGCCTGGCCCTGACCGCGGCCGAAACCGGTCACCTGGTGTTCGGTACCCTGCACACCAGCTCCGCGGCCAAGACCATCGACCGTATCATCGACGTCTTCCCGGCCGGCGAGAAATCCATGGTCCGTTCCATGTTGTCGGAATCCCTGCAGGCGGTTATCTCTCAGACCCTGCTCAAGAAGACCGGCGGTGGCCGTATCGCCGCCCACGAGATCATGATCGGCACCCCGGCCATCCGCAACCTGATCCGCGAGGACAAGGTGGCCCAGATGTATTCCGCCATCCAGACCGGTATGTCCCACGGCATGCAGACCCTGGACCAGTGCCTGAAGGAGCTGGTCAACCGGGGCCTGGTCAATCGCCTGGATGCCCGCCACAAGGCGGTGGATAAGAGCGCTTTCTAAAGGAAAAGCCCATGGATATGAAGAGTCTGCTGCATCGCATGGCCGAGCTGGAAGCTTCGGACCTCTTTATCACGGCCGGCCTGCCGCCTTCCATCAAGGTCAACGGCGAGATCCGGCCGGTCACCGACCAGCGGCTGGGCCTGGCCGAGGCCAAGGCCATGGTCGAAAGCATCATGAACGACAAACAGAAGGCGGAGTTTGCCCAGCAAAACGACTGCAACTTTGCCATCAACGCCCGCGGCATAGGGCGCTTCCGGGTGTCTGCCTTTGTACAGCGGGAAGCGGCCGGCATGGTGCTGCGCCGCATCCAGACCGAGATCCCCACGGTCGAGGAGCTCTCTCTGCCGCCGATCCTCAAGGATCTGGCCATGACCAAGCGTGGCCTGGTGCTGATGGTGGGCGCCACCGGTACGGGTAAGTCCACCTCGCTGGCATCCATGGTGGGCTATCGCAACGAAAATGCCCGTGGCCACATCATCACCATCGAGGACCCCATCGAATTCGTCCACGAACACCGCAAGTCCATCATCACCCAGCGGGAGGTGGGCATCGATTGCGACTCCTTCGACGTGGCGCTCAAGAACACCCTGCGCCAGGCGCCGGACGTGATCCTGCTTGGTGAGATCCGCACCATAGAAACCATGGAGTTCGCCCTGGCCTTCGCCGAGACGGGCCACCTCTGCATGGCGACCCTGCACGCCAACAACGCCAACCAGGCCCTGGAGCGGGTGCTGCATCTGTGTCCCAAGGACAAGCGGGAGCAATTCCTGTTCGACATGTCCCTGAACCTCAAGGGCGTGGTGGCCCAGCAGCTCATACCCAAGAAGGACGGCAGCGGCCGGGCCGTGGCGGTGGAGGTGCTGCTCAACTCGCCCCTGGTCAGCGAGCAGATCCGCAAGAACGAACTGCACCTGCTCAAGGACACCATGGAGCGCTCCAACGAGCTGGGCATGAGGACCTTTGACCAGGCCATCTTCGAGCTTTACAGCAAGGGTGTCATCACCTATGCCGATGCCCTGCACTATGCCGATTCGCCCAATGATCTGCGCCTGATGATCAAGCTCAGCAAGGGTGAGGCCGGCTCCTCGGCCTCCCTTGAAAACGTCACCCTGGGTGACTAAGCTGTAAGCCTTATGAAAAAGCCGCCCCTGGGGCGGCTTTCTTATTGGTATTGATGCTCGAACCAGGACTCGAGGATCAGGCAGGCGGAGACCGAGTCGATCTTGCCCTTGTCCAGGGCCTGGAAGCCGCCATGTTCGAACAGCCACTCCTTGGCGGCGGCCGTGGTCAGCCGCTCGTCCTGGGTCTCGACCGGCAGCCCGAAACGGCCATGGAGACGGTTGGCGAACTTGCGGGCCGCGGCCGTGGTGTGCTGCTCGCTGCCGTCCATGTTCAGTGGCAGGCCCACCACCAGCAGATCCGGCTGCCACTCGCGGAGCAGCCCGGCCAGAAGGTCCCAGTTGGGCTGGCCGTCGCTGGCCTTGATGGCGCTCAGGGGGGAGGCGCTGGCGGTGACCTCCTGGCCGACGGCCACGCCGATGCTTTTGGCCCCGTGATCGAAGGCCAATATGGTTCTTGTTGTCATCAGGCGTGTCCTACGTCGGAAGAGAGTTGCCAGATATCGAAGCCGAGCCTTGCACAGGCCACTTCCCAGCGTTTTGACGGCGGGGTGTCGAAGAGCAGCTTGGCGGTGAGCTCCTCATCGGCGGGCACCACCAGCCAGGTATTATCGGTCAGTTCCTTTTCCAGCTGGCCGGCTTCCCAGCCGGCGTAACCCAGGGTGACCAGGAAGCGCTCCGGGCCCATCTCGGCGCCCAGGGCGCTGAGGATATCCACAGAGGTGGTGATCATCAGCTGGCTGTTGAGGCTGAGGCTGGCGTTATAGCCGCGCTTGGGACTGTGCAGCACAAAACCCCGCTCCGGGTTTACCGGCCCGCCCGAGTAGACGCAGCGGCCCCGCAGGCTTTCCGGCTCGCCTTCCACCAGCTCCAGCTGCTTGAGCATTTCGGTGATGGTGACGTCAACGGGCTGGTTGACGATCAGGCCCATGGCGCCCTCGTCGTTGTGCTCGCACAGGTAGGTGACGGTACGGGCAAAGTAGGGATCCGCCATGCTGGGGGTGGCGATCAGGAAATGGTTCTGCAAACTCCGCATAGACCAGGCCGATAAGGGATTTTACCTAATTATGGCAGCTAGGCAGGCGGCTTTGAAAGCCGCCCGGCCTTGCTTATTGCCGTTCCAGAGTGTCGAAAAGGCGGGCACAGATGTTGATGCCGGTTTCGCCTTCGATCTCGCGGACGCAGGTGGGGGAGGTGACGTTGATCTCGGTGAGCCTGTCGCCGATGATGTCCAGCCCCACGAAATAGAGACCCCGTTTCACCAGTTCGGGACCGACCCGCTCGGCGATGGCCCTGTCCGTTTCAGATAGCGGCCGTACCTCGCCGC belongs to Gallaecimonas sp. GXIMD4217 and includes:
- a CDS encoding DUF885 domain-containing protein, giving the protein MTLRQSALALALTAALAGCAQHGQAPEGQGAPVAQQAEANALASRLFDTYFEQEAAHSPMMLTGLGRKDRYDEWDDLSAEAHQAGIDRARAMLARLEALDEGLLDDQNRLSLTLLRQDLEDSIRDSRWREHGYPVNQMYGWHSMPVAFLINQHRIDSESDAWAYIQRLRRLPALLAQVETQLSERADKGIIAPAFVFEHVLRDIDNITGGRPFDDADKASTLLADFHGKVEKAGLANGEQLVNEASEALRTQVAPAYAALKKTVQAVAARADSRDGAWKLPDGDAYYQARLREMTTTELSAEQIHRLGLEQVERIHGEMKAIKDKVGFKGDLKAFFEFMRSDDRFYYPNTEAGRQRYLKEATALIDNMKGRLDELFGVKPRADLVVKAVEAFRERSAGKAFYQQPAPDGSRPGYYYANLYNMKDMPIYQMEALAYHEGIPGHHMQIAIAQELQGIPKFRRFGGYTAYIEGWGLYSEEIPKEIGLYQDPYSDFGRLAMELWRACRLVVDTGIHAKKWSREQAIRYLLDNTPNPEGDAVKAIERYIVMPGQATAYMVGKLHIKQLRAKAEAELGDDFDIRAFHDVILAKGPLPLNVLSRQVEDWIAAVKG
- the hemW gene encoding radical SAM family heme chaperone HemW; this translates as MLTLPPLSLYVHIPWCVQKCPYCDFNSHALRGGIPEEDYVEALLADLQADLHHVQGRQLHSIFIGGGTPSLFSAEAIARLLRGIAARIPFADDIEITLEANPGTVEADKFAGFARAGVNRLSIGVQSLQPDKLAALGRIHGPAEAIRAAELAHGCGVNSFNLDLMHGLPGQSLDDALSDLRRAIACNPQHLSWYQLTIEPNTLFASKPPVLPEDETLWAIQEAGHALLLEAGYRQYEISAYAKPGFEARHNLNYWHFGDYLGIGCGAHGKISHPLSGRIYRTVKVKHPKGYLDPDQPYLFDCSQVELEDRPFEYFMNRLRLFRPVPKAEFSARTGLAPQQVQAFLADAVRLGLIGEDDSAWRVTEQGHRYLNQLLAMLLDAD
- a CDS encoding XTP/dITP diphosphatase, producing MTKIVLATGNAGKVRELAALLAPLNLDVSAQSDFDVPEAEETGTTFVENAIIKARNAARVTGLPAIADDSGLVVDALGGAPGIYSSRFAGVDASDADNIDKLLAELADVPEAARSARFVCTLVYLRHADDPTPIICQGSWEGHITRERSGREGFGYDPVFFAPEVNKTAAELSKDEKNQLSHRGKALSMLVGELKA
- a CDS encoding DUF4426 domain-containing protein — translated: MGAFTRRLLMTLAVAFAFVGGLNAEQMISSGHYQVHYQALATTFLPPEVAANYGIKRSRYTGLLNVSVLDQAQDGKPATAATLKGVARNLLGHRIELDFKEIREGQAIYYIAEVPHSNEETYRFDIQIATQDSTINLKFEHKFYVD
- the yggU gene encoding DUF167 family protein YggU is translated as MEDGDLVLQLYVQPKASRDAFMGLHGDELKLAITAPPVDGKANAHIQKFLAKQCKVAKGQVCIEKGELGRHKRIRVKAPSQVPEAINHLLNETP
- a CDS encoding YggT family protein; this encodes MNAFVFLVKTLFDLYIMVVLLRIWLQWARADFYNPFSQFVVKATQPVLKPLRRVIPALGPIDTASVLFALVLTMAKIVAITLIAGGGLPPWLPLLITTPLALIQNIFDLVLYVVIAGVILSWVMQGYNPIAMAIGQLTEPLLRPIRRLLPNLGGLDFSPMVLLLGLYFLKLLIADMTGIHFG
- the proC gene encoding pyrroline-5-carboxylate reductase, with translation MEHKAIAFIGAGNMAGAIMGGLVGAGYPKQLITASNPSPGKLDKLATELGINTTQDNLAAVEQAEVVVLGVKPQVMQKVVEELKHLNDGKRLFISIAAGVTLDHFETWFGAKVPLIRTMPNTPSLLGLGVTGLYAGPGTNEADSSFADKLMRSVGKTAWVKSEAELDHIIAVAGSAPAYFFLFMEAMEAKAIELGFDPGTARELVQQTARGAGEMVRRSDMPIRELRRQVTSPGGTTAKAIEHFKDADLAGMVAGAMDAAIARAKEMAKEL
- a CDS encoding YggS family pyridoxal phosphate-dependent enzyme, with the translated sequence MTTIAERLQAARRRICDAALSAGRDPDSIQLLAVSKTKPLADIYAAYDAGQRAFGENYVQEAVDKIAAFKRPDVQWHLIGPLQSNKTRIVAEHFDWVQSLDRERIAIRLDEQRPAHLNPIQICIQVNVSGETSKSGLALDQVEKLAQKVDELPNLTLRGLMAIPKADDDPDRQRAAFATLRHAYEKLKRQYETVDTLSMGMSNDLEAAIMEGATLVRLGTAIFGARQTKG
- a CDS encoding type IV pilus twitching motility protein PilT — its product is MDITELLAFSVKHNASDLHLSAGVPPMIRVDGDVRRINLPSLEHKEVHSLIYDIMNDKQRKEYEEHLEVDFSFEVPGVARFRVNAYNQSRGSAAVFRTIPSKVLSLEDLGAPAIFKDIVTKPRGLVLVTGPTGSGKSTTLAGMIDHVNDNRNDHILTIEDPIEFVHENKKCLINQREVHRDTHSFAAALRSALREDPDVILVGEMRDLETIRLALTAAETGHLVFGTLHTSSAAKTIDRIIDVFPAGEKSMVRSMLSESLQAVISQTLLKKTGGGRIAAHEIMIGTPAIRNLIREDKVAQMYSAIQTGMSHGMQTLDQCLKELVNRGLVNRLDARHKAVDKSAF
- a CDS encoding PilT/PilU family type 4a pilus ATPase is translated as MDMKSLLHRMAELEASDLFITAGLPPSIKVNGEIRPVTDQRLGLAEAKAMVESIMNDKQKAEFAQQNDCNFAINARGIGRFRVSAFVQREAAGMVLRRIQTEIPTVEELSLPPILKDLAMTKRGLVLMVGATGTGKSTSLASMVGYRNENARGHIITIEDPIEFVHEHRKSIITQREVGIDCDSFDVALKNTLRQAPDVILLGEIRTIETMEFALAFAETGHLCMATLHANNANQALERVLHLCPKDKREQFLFDMSLNLKGVVAQQLIPKKDGSGRAVAVEVLLNSPLVSEQIRKNELHLLKDTMERSNELGMRTFDQAIFELYSKGVITYADALHYADSPNDLRLMIKLSKGEAGSSASLENVTLGD
- the ruvX gene encoding Holliday junction resolvase RuvX, producing the protein MTTRTILAFDHGAKSIGVAVGQEVTASASPLSAIKASDGQPNWDLLAGLLREWQPDLLVVGLPLNMDGSEQHTTAAARKFANRLHGRFGLPVETQDERLTTAAAKEWLFEHGGFQALDKGKIDSVSACLILESWFEHQYQ
- a CDS encoding YqgE/AlgH family protein, yielding MRSLQNHFLIATPSMADPYFARTVTYLCEHNDEGAMGLIVNQPVDVTITEMLKQLELVEGEPESLRGRCVYSGGPVNPERGFVLHSPKRGYNASLSLNSQLMITTSVDILSALGAEMGPERFLVTLGYAGWEAGQLEKELTDNTWLVVPADEELTAKLLFDTPPSKRWEVACARLGFDIWQLSSDVGHA